Proteins encoded in a region of the Streptomyces violaceoruber genome:
- a CDS encoding ADP-ribosylglycohydrolase family protein: MTLHSSSDGRLDRALSSLRGLSVGDALGSQFFVPANYPLLGRRELPPGTWQWTDDTEMACSVVSVLAAHHRIDQDALAHSFAHHHDFDRGYGPAVNRLLRLVREGGDWRELAAALFNGQGSWGNGAAMRIAPLGAWYADDPEQATHQAEISAYPTHQHREAVVGAMAVAAAAALAADPAGPPAAHTLLDGVIALVPKSAVGAGLRRARDMLDYGDAATVAAVLGCGRRTTAHDTVPFALWSAARALRDYETAFWTTAQVGGDVDTTCAIVGGVIAAGKAGAPPAEWAERVEALPAWMTTSA; the protein is encoded by the coding sequence ATGACCCTTCATTCCTCTTCTGACGGGCGCCTGGACCGCGCCCTTTCCAGCCTGCGCGGACTTTCGGTGGGGGACGCGCTCGGTTCACAGTTCTTCGTTCCCGCGAACTACCCGCTGCTGGGGCGCCGCGAGCTGCCGCCCGGCACCTGGCAGTGGACGGACGACACGGAGATGGCCTGTTCCGTCGTCTCCGTCCTGGCCGCCCACCACCGCATCGACCAGGACGCCCTGGCACACTCCTTCGCCCATCACCACGACTTCGACCGGGGGTACGGACCCGCGGTCAACCGGCTGCTGCGGCTGGTCCGCGAAGGCGGCGACTGGCGCGAGCTGGCCGCGGCGCTGTTCAACGGCCAGGGCTCGTGGGGCAACGGCGCCGCCATGCGTATCGCCCCGCTCGGCGCCTGGTACGCGGACGATCCGGAGCAGGCGACCCACCAGGCGGAGATCTCGGCCTACCCGACACACCAGCACCGTGAGGCCGTGGTCGGTGCCATGGCCGTCGCGGCGGCCGCGGCGCTGGCCGCCGATCCGGCCGGCCCGCCCGCAGCGCACACGCTCCTCGACGGGGTGATCGCGCTCGTACCGAAGAGCGCGGTGGGCGCGGGACTGCGACGCGCCCGGGACATGCTCGACTACGGCGACGCGGCCACGGTGGCGGCGGTCCTGGGCTGCGGTCGGCGTACGACCGCCCATGACACGGTCCCCTTCGCCCTCTGGTCCGCGGCGCGCGCCCTCCGGGACTACGAGACCGCGTTCTGGACCACCGCCCAGGTCGGCGGGGACGTGGACACCACCTGCGCCATCGTGGGCGGGGTGATCGCGGCCGGCAAGGCCGGGGCGCCCCCGGCCGAGTGGGCGGAGCGGGTCGAGGCGCTGCCCGCCTGGATGACGACGTCGGCCTGA
- a CDS encoding histidine phosphatase family protein, which yields MARPRRIVLVRHGESIGNVDDTVYEREPDHALALTDRGRAQAEETGEGLREVFGSERISVYVSPYRRTHETLRAFRLDPDLIRIREEPRLREQDWGNWQDRDDVRLQKAYRDAYGHFFYRFAQGESGADVYDRVGGFLESLFRSFEDPDHPPNVLLVTHGLAMRLFCMRWFHWTVAEFESLANPGNAEMRMLVLGADGKYSLDRPFERWRDPEPYGITG from the coding sequence ATGGCACGACCACGGCGCATCGTTCTTGTCCGGCACGGCGAGTCGATCGGCAACGTCGATGACACCGTGTACGAGCGCGAACCCGACCACGCGCTCGCCCTCACCGACCGGGGCCGGGCGCAGGCCGAGGAGACCGGCGAGGGGCTGCGCGAGGTGTTCGGCAGCGAGCGGATCAGCGTGTACGTCTCCCCGTACCGCCGCACCCACGAGACGCTCCGCGCCTTCCGCCTCGACCCGGACCTCATACGGATACGCGAGGAGCCGCGGCTGCGGGAGCAGGACTGGGGCAACTGGCAGGACCGCGACGACGTGCGCCTGCAGAAGGCCTACCGCGACGCCTACGGGCACTTCTTCTACCGCTTCGCCCAGGGCGAGTCCGGCGCCGACGTGTACGACCGGGTCGGCGGCTTCCTGGAGAGCCTGTTCCGCAGCTTCGAGGACCCGGACCATCCCCCGAACGTGCTGCTGGTGACGCACGGGCTGGCCATGCGGCTGTTCTGCATGAGGTGGTTCCACTGGACGGTCGCGGAGTTCGAGTCGCTGGCCAACCCCGGGAACGCCGAGATGCGGATGCTCGTTCTCGGTGCGGACGGCAAGTACAGCCTTGACCGGCCCTTCGAACGCTGGCGAGATCCGGAACCGTACGGGATCACCGGATAG
- a CDS encoding YdbC family protein, which produces MLVKWIRCTVVDRRGFERGQRKWAGLPGEPGFRGQGGGWSRGRPDVAHVFAFWESRAFYDSFMARSHDRLASAQAGTFKDAQVRLFDYRFDVKTGFEPRFTDADLLRVALCRVHEERSEHYVLMQEKVWNPAMAGSPGMIRGLFGEAPGNGYNEYLVLSMWLSAAEHGKYRTERVERLALRAQTEADIAALTGDIVQLEPSWTV; this is translated from the coding sequence GTGCTGGTCAAGTGGATTCGCTGCACCGTGGTGGACCGCCGCGGTTTCGAACGGGGGCAGCGGAAGTGGGCGGGGCTTCCGGGGGAGCCGGGTTTTCGGGGACAGGGGGGTGGCTGGAGCCGGGGGCGGCCGGACGTGGCGCACGTCTTCGCCTTCTGGGAGAGCCGTGCCTTCTACGACTCCTTCATGGCCCGCTCCCACGACAGGCTGGCCTCGGCCCAGGCGGGCACGTTCAAGGACGCCCAGGTCAGGCTCTTCGACTACCGCTTCGACGTGAAGACCGGGTTCGAGCCGCGCTTCACCGACGCCGACCTGCTGCGGGTGGCGCTGTGCCGGGTCCACGAGGAGCGGTCGGAGCACTACGTCCTCATGCAGGAGAAGGTCTGGAACCCGGCGATGGCCGGCTCGCCCGGCATGATCCGCGGCCTGTTCGGCGAGGCCCCGGGGAACGGGTACAACGAGTACCTCGTGCTGTCCATGTGGCTGTCGGCCGCCGAACACGGGAAGTACCGCACCGAGCGGGTGGAGCGGCTCGCCCTGCGCGCCCAGACAGAGGCCGACATCGCGGCGCTCACGGGCGACATCGTGCAACTGGAACCCTCCTGGACCGTTTGA
- a CDS encoding TerD family protein, translating into MNGLSKGMGKVEVALRWDPSPAGEPPTDLDLVAGTYPAGDPYGTPVYVVHFDSRSPDGTIYLNRDSRDGKGFGFDEVMTLELERLDARYARVVVGVAIQQHTEERTFRDVVSPGLRIREGYTDLAADDFAGVPAATAATVAEFVRDEAGAWEFRAGVHGFDGDPAMFTRTMGAARRP; encoded by the coding sequence GTGAACGGCCTCAGCAAGGGCATGGGCAAGGTCGAGGTCGCGCTGCGGTGGGACCCGAGTCCGGCCGGAGAGCCACCCACCGATCTGGACCTCGTCGCCGGGACCTATCCGGCCGGTGACCCGTACGGGACCCCGGTCTACGTGGTGCACTTCGACAGCCGCTCGCCCGACGGCACGATCTATCTCAACCGGGACAGCAGGGATGGCAAGGGCTTCGGTTTCGACGAGGTCATGACCCTGGAGCTGGAGCGGCTGGACGCCCGGTACGCGCGCGTGGTGGTGGGCGTCGCCATCCAGCAGCACACCGAGGAGCGGACCTTCCGCGACGTGGTCAGCCCGGGCCTGCGCATCCGCGAGGGCTACACGGACCTGGCCGCCGACGACTTCGCCGGCGTTCCGGCCGCCACCGCGGCGACGGTCGCGGAGTTCGTCCGGGACGAGGCGGGGGCGTGGGAGTTCCGCGCCGGCGTGCACGGCTTCGACGGCGATCCCGCGATGTTCACCCGGACGATGGGCGCGGCACGGCGGCCCTGA
- a CDS encoding vitamin B12-dependent ribonucleotide reductase: MTETASGPARSSRAKGTKAGKGLRVERVHTTPGVHPYDEVAWERRDVVMTNWRDGSVNFEQRGVEFPEFWSVNAVNIVTSKYFRGAVGTPQREVSLKQLIDRIVKTYRKAGEDNKYFASPADAEIFEHELAYALLHQIFSFNSPVWFNVGTPQPQQVSACFILSVDDSMESILDWYKEEGMIFKGGSGAGLNLSRIRSSKELLSSGGNASGPVSFMRGADASAGTIKSGGATRRAAKMVILDVDHPDIEDFIQTKVKEEEKIRALRDAGFDMDLGGDDITSVQYQNANNSVRVNDTFMKAVQDGGRFGLTSRMTGEVIEEVDAKALFRKMAEAAWACADPGIQYDDTINAWHTCPESGRINGSNPCSEYMHLDNTSCNLASLNLMKFLKDDGKGNQSFDAERFSKVVELVITAMDISICFADFPTQKIGENTRAFRQLGIGYANLGALLMATGHAYDSDGGRALAGAITSLMTGTSYRRSAELAAIVGPYDGYARNAKPHLRVMKQHSDENAKAVRMDDLDTPIWAAATEAWQDVLRLGEKNGFRNSQASVIAPTGTIGLAMSCDTTGLEPDLALVKFKKLVGGGSMQIVNGTVPQALRRLGYQEEQIEAIVAHIAENGNVIDAPGLKPEHYEVFDCAMGERSISAMGHVRMMAAIQPWISGALSKTVNLPESATVEDVEEVYFEAWKMGVKALAIYRDNCKVGQPLSAKTKTVKDTEKAEITEKAEAAIRETVEKVVEYRPVRKRLPKGRPGITTSFTVGGAEGYMTANSYPDDGLGEVFLKMSKQGSTLAGMMDAFSIAVSVGLQYGVPLETYVSKFTNMRFEPAGMTDDPDVRMAQSIVDYIFRRLALDFLPFETRSALGIHSAEERQRHLETGSYEPSDDELDVEGLAQSAPRAQELVAVATPKAEAAKPAPQQAHTSAELVEMQLGIQADAPLCFSCGTKMQRAGSCYICEGCGSTSGCS; this comes from the coding sequence ATGACAGAGACGGCGAGCGGTCCGGCACGGAGTTCCCGCGCCAAGGGCACCAAGGCGGGCAAGGGACTCCGCGTCGAGCGCGTCCACACCACTCCCGGCGTCCACCCCTACGACGAGGTGGCCTGGGAGCGTCGTGACGTCGTCATGACCAACTGGCGCGACGGCTCGGTCAACTTCGAGCAGCGTGGCGTCGAGTTCCCCGAGTTCTGGTCGGTGAACGCGGTCAACATCGTCACCAGCAAGTACTTCCGGGGCGCCGTGGGCACCCCGCAGCGCGAGGTGAGCCTGAAGCAGCTCATCGACCGGATCGTGAAGACGTACCGGAAGGCCGGCGAGGACAACAAGTACTTCGCCTCGCCCGCCGACGCCGAGATCTTCGAGCACGAGCTGGCCTACGCCCTCCTGCACCAGATCTTCAGCTTCAACAGCCCGGTGTGGTTCAACGTCGGCACGCCCCAGCCGCAGCAGGTCTCCGCCTGCTTCATCCTGTCCGTCGACGACTCCATGGAGTCGATCCTCGACTGGTACAAGGAAGAGGGCATGATCTTCAAGGGCGGCTCCGGCGCCGGCCTGAACCTCTCCCGGATCCGCTCCTCCAAGGAACTGCTGTCCTCCGGCGGCAACGCCTCGGGACCGGTCTCCTTCATGCGCGGCGCCGACGCCTCCGCCGGCACCATCAAGTCCGGCGGCGCCACCCGCCGCGCGGCCAAGATGGTCATCCTCGACGTCGACCACCCCGACATCGAGGACTTCATCCAGACCAAGGTCAAGGAAGAGGAGAAGATCCGCGCCCTGCGCGACGCGGGCTTCGACATGGACCTGGGCGGCGACGACATCACGTCCGTCCAGTACCAGAACGCCAACAACTCGGTCCGGGTGAACGACACGTTCATGAAGGCCGTGCAGGACGGCGGCAGGTTCGGCCTGACGTCCCGCATGACCGGCGAGGTCATCGAGGAGGTCGACGCCAAGGCGCTCTTCCGCAAGATGGCCGAGGCCGCGTGGGCGTGTGCCGACCCGGGCATCCAGTACGACGACACCATCAACGCCTGGCACACCTGCCCGGAGTCCGGCCGCATCAACGGCTCGAACCCGTGCAGCGAGTACATGCACCTGGACAACACGTCCTGCAACCTCGCCTCGCTGAACCTGATGAAGTTCCTGAAGGACGACGGCAAGGGCAACCAGTCCTTCGACGCCGAGCGCTTCTCGAAGGTCGTCGAGCTGGTCATCACCGCGATGGACATCTCCATCTGCTTCGCGGACTTCCCGACCCAGAAGATCGGCGAGAACACCCGCGCCTTCCGCCAGCTCGGCATCGGCTACGCCAACCTCGGCGCCCTGCTGATGGCGACCGGTCACGCCTACGACTCCGACGGCGGCCGCGCCCTGGCCGGCGCCATCACCTCCCTGATGACCGGCACGTCGTACCGGCGCTCCGCCGAGCTGGCCGCGATCGTCGGCCCGTACGACGGCTACGCCCGCAACGCGAAGCCGCACCTGCGGGTCATGAAGCAGCACTCCGACGAGAACGCCAAGGCCGTCCGCATGGACGACCTCGACACGCCGATCTGGGCCGCTGCCACCGAGGCCTGGCAGGACGTGCTGCGCCTCGGCGAGAAGAACGGCTTCCGCAACTCCCAGGCGTCCGTCATCGCCCCGACCGGCACCATCGGTCTCGCGATGTCCTGCGACACCACCGGCCTCGAGCCCGACCTCGCGCTGGTCAAGTTCAAGAAGCTGGTCGGCGGCGGCTCGATGCAGATCGTCAACGGCACCGTCCCGCAGGCCCTGCGCCGCCTGGGCTACCAGGAGGAGCAGATCGAGGCGATCGTCGCCCACATCGCCGAGAACGGCAACGTGATCGACGCCCCCGGTCTCAAGCCCGAGCACTACGAGGTGTTCGACTGCGCGATGGGCGAGCGCTCCATCTCCGCGATGGGCCACGTCCGCATGATGGCCGCCATCCAGCCGTGGATCTCCGGCGCCCTCTCCAAGACGGTCAACCTGCCGGAGTCGGCGACCGTCGAGGACGTCGAGGAGGTCTACTTCGAGGCCTGGAAGATGGGCGTCAAGGCGCTCGCCATCTACCGCGACAACTGCAAGGTCGGCCAGCCCCTCTCCGCCAAGACCAAGACGGTCAAGGACACGGAGAAGGCGGAGATCACCGAGAAGGCCGAGGCGGCCATCCGCGAGACGGTCGAGAAGGTCGTCGAGTACCGCCCGGTCCGCAAGCGCCTCCCGAAGGGACGTCCCGGCATCACCACGTCCTTCACCGTCGGCGGCGCCGAGGGCTACATGACCGCCAACTCCTACCCGGACGACGGTCTCGGCGAGGTCTTCCTGAAGATGTCCAAGCAGGGCTCGACCCTCGCGGGCATGATGGACGCCTTCTCCATCGCGGTCTCCGTCGGCCTCCAGTACGGCGTGCCGCTGGAGACGTACGTCTCGAAGTTCACCAACATGCGCTTCGAGCCGGCCGGCATGACGGACGACCCGGACGTGCGGATGGCGCAGTCGATCGTCGACTACATCTTCCGCCGCCTGGCGCTGGACTTCCTGCCGTTCGAGACGCGCTCCGCGCTCGGTATCCACTCCGCCGAGGAGCGCCAGCGCCACCTGGAGACCGGGTCGTACGAGCCGTCCGACGACGAGCTGGACGTCGAGGGCCTGGCCCAGTCGGCGCCCCGCGCCCAAGAGCTGGTGGCCGTAGCCACGCCGAAGGCCGAGGCCGCCAAGCCGGCTCCGCAGCAGGCGCACACCAGCGCCGAGCTGGTGGAGATGCAGCTGGGCATCCAGGCCGACGCCCCGCTCTGCTTCTCCTGCGGCACGAAGATGCAGCGCGCCGGCTCCTGCTACATCTGCGAGGGCTGCGGCTCGACCAGCGGTTGCAGCTGA
- the nrdR gene encoding transcriptional regulator NrdR has translation MHCPFCRHPDSRVVDSRTTDDGTSIRRRRQCPDCSRRFTTVETCSLMVVKRSGVTEPFSRTKVINGVRKACQGRPVTEDALAQLGQRVEEAVRATGSAELTTHDVGLAILGPLQELDLVAYLRFASVYRAFDSLEDFEAAIAELRETTGHPGEEDDTGAGSQENDRGPTGAGQVPEPAGAAD, from the coding sequence ATGCACTGCCCCTTCTGCAGGCACCCCGACAGCCGTGTCGTCGACAGCCGTACGACCGACGACGGCACGTCGATCCGCAGGCGCCGCCAGTGCCCTGACTGCTCCCGTCGGTTCACGACCGTGGAGACGTGCTCGCTCATGGTGGTGAAGCGGTCCGGGGTCACCGAACCGTTCAGCCGCACCAAGGTGATCAACGGTGTGCGCAAGGCCTGTCAGGGCCGGCCCGTCACCGAGGACGCGCTCGCCCAGCTCGGCCAGCGGGTCGAGGAGGCGGTGCGGGCCACCGGAAGCGCCGAGCTGACCACCCACGACGTGGGGCTGGCCATCCTCGGACCGTTGCAGGAGCTCGACCTCGTCGCCTATCTGCGATTCGCCTCCGTCTACCGGGCGTTCGACTCGCTCGAGGACTTCGAGGCCGCGATCGCGGAACTGAGGGAGACGACGGGGCACCCCGGCGAGGAAGACGACACCGGCGCGGGGAGCCAGGAGAACGACCGCGGGCCCACGGGGGCAGGACAGGTCCCCGAGCCCGCAGGCGCCGCCGACTGA
- the lexA gene encoding transcriptional repressor LexA, with protein sequence MTTTADSATITAQERPQGRPEPVHAMSDAANPEGHKRSLPGRPPGIRADSSGLTDRQRRVIEVIRDSVQRRGYPPSMREIGQAVGLSSTSSVAHQLMALERKGFLRRDPHRPRAYEVRGSDQAASVQPTDTAGKPAASYVPLVGRIAAGGPILAEESVEDVFPLPRQLVGDGELFVLKVVGDSMIEAAICDGDWVTVRRQPVAENGDIVAAMLDGEATVKRFKREDGHVWLLPHNSAYEPIPGDDATILGKVVAVLRRV encoded by the coding sequence GTGACCACCACCGCCGACAGTGCCACCATCACTGCCCAGGAACGCCCCCAGGGCCGACCTGAGCCGGTGCACGCGATGAGCGACGCCGCGAATCCCGAGGGGCACAAGCGCTCCCTGCCAGGACGACCTCCCGGCATCCGGGCGGACAGCTCGGGGCTCACCGACCGCCAGCGCCGGGTGATCGAGGTCATCCGCGACTCCGTGCAGCGGCGCGGATACCCGCCGTCGATGCGGGAGATCGGCCAGGCCGTCGGCCTCTCCAGCACCTCGTCCGTGGCGCACCAGCTGATGGCACTGGAGCGCAAGGGCTTCCTGCGCCGGGACCCGCACCGCCCGCGCGCCTACGAGGTGCGCGGTTCCGACCAGGCCGCCTCGGTGCAGCCCACGGACACCGCCGGAAAGCCGGCCGCCTCGTACGTCCCGCTGGTCGGCCGTATCGCCGCCGGTGGTCCGATCCTGGCCGAGGAGTCCGTCGAGGACGTCTTCCCGCTCCCCCGGCAGCTGGTCGGCGACGGCGAGCTGTTCGTCCTGAAGGTCGTCGGCGACTCGATGATCGAGGCCGCGATCTGCGACGGCGACTGGGTCACGGTCCGCCGCCAGCCGGTCGCGGAGAACGGCGACATCGTGGCCGCGATGCTCGACGGCGAGGCCACCGTCAAGCGCTTCAAGCGCGAGGACGGCCACGTCTGGCTCCTCCCGCACAACTCGGCGTACGAGCCGATTCCCGGTGACGACGCGACCATCCTCGGCAAGGTGGTGGCCGTACTGCGTCGCGTCTGA
- a CDS encoding ATP-dependent DNA helicase: MTKPSLPELLHAAVTAVGGTERPGQVAMAEAVEEAIDGGSHLLVQAGTGTGKSLGYLVPALAHGERVVVATATLALQRQLVERDLPRTVDALHPQLRRRPEFAMLKGRSNYLCLHRLHEGVPQDEEEGLFDQFEAAAPTSKLGQDLLRMRDWADETETGDRDDLTPGVSDRAWAQVSVSSRECLGASKCAYGAECFAETARERAKLSEVVVTNHALLAIDAIEGAPVLPQHEVLIVDEAHELVSRVTGVATGELTPGQVNRAVRRAAKLVNEKAADQLQTAAEGFERLMELALPGRLEEVPEDLGYALMALRDACRTVISAIGTTRDKSVQDEDAVRKQALASVESVHDVAERITNGSEWDVVWYERHDRFGASLRVAPMSVSGLLREKLFTDRSVVLTSATLKLGGDFNGVGASLGLAPEGTEGDDVPQWKGVDVGSPFDYRKQGILYVAKHLARPARDGDRGDMLDELTELIQAAGGRTLGLFSSMRAAQLAAEELRSRIPEYPILLQGEETLGELIKNFAADPRTCLFGTLSLWQGVDVPGPSCQLVVMDKIPFPRPDDPLMSARQKAVEEAGGNGFMAVAATHAALLMAQGAGRLVRASGDRGVVAVLDQRLATARYGSYLKASLPDFWFTTDRNQVRKSLAAIDAKARQTEAAGQPESG, from the coding sequence ATGACGAAGCCCTCACTCCCCGAACTCCTGCACGCCGCCGTCACCGCCGTCGGCGGCACGGAGCGTCCCGGCCAGGTGGCCATGGCCGAAGCCGTCGAGGAAGCCATCGACGGCGGCTCCCATCTGCTCGTCCAGGCCGGCACCGGCACCGGTAAGTCGCTGGGGTACCTGGTGCCCGCGCTGGCGCACGGCGAGCGGGTGGTCGTGGCCACGGCGACCCTGGCCCTGCAGCGCCAGCTGGTCGAGCGGGACCTGCCCCGCACGGTCGACGCGCTCCACCCCCAGCTGCGCCGTCGCCCCGAGTTCGCGATGCTCAAGGGGCGGTCGAACTACCTGTGCCTGCACCGGCTGCACGAGGGCGTGCCGCAGGACGAGGAGGAGGGGCTCTTCGACCAGTTCGAGGCGGCCGCCCCCACCAGTAAACTGGGCCAGGACCTGCTGCGGATGCGCGACTGGGCGGACGAGACCGAGACCGGCGACCGCGACGACCTCACGCCGGGCGTCTCCGACCGCGCCTGGGCGCAGGTGTCGGTGTCCTCCCGGGAGTGCCTGGGCGCCTCGAAGTGCGCCTACGGCGCCGAGTGCTTCGCCGAGACGGCCCGTGAGCGGGCCAAGCTCTCCGAGGTCGTCGTCACCAACCACGCACTGCTCGCGATCGACGCCATTGAGGGTGCGCCCGTCCTCCCGCAGCACGAGGTGCTGATCGTCGACGAGGCGCACGAGCTGGTCTCCCGGGTCACCGGAGTCGCCACCGGCGAGCTGACCCCCGGCCAGGTCAACCGCGCGGTGCGCCGTGCCGCGAAGCTGGTGAACGAGAAGGCCGCCGACCAGCTCCAGACCGCCGCGGAGGGCTTCGAGCGGCTGATGGAGCTGGCGCTGCCGGGCCGCCTCGAGGAGGTCCCGGAGGACCTCGGCTACGCCCTGATGGCCCTGCGGGACGCCTGTCGCACGGTCATCTCGGCGATCGGGACCACCCGCGACAAGTCCGTGCAGGACGAGGACGCGGTCCGCAAGCAGGCGCTGGCCTCCGTGGAGTCCGTGCACGACGTCGCGGAGCGGATCACCAACGGCTCCGAGTGGGACGTCGTCTGGTACGAGCGCCACGATCGGTTCGGCGCCTCGCTGCGGGTCGCCCCGATGTCCGTCTCCGGACTGCTGCGGGAGAAGCTCTTCACCGACCGCTCGGTCGTCCTGACCTCCGCGACGCTGAAGCTGGGCGGCGACTTCAACGGCGTGGGGGCGTCCCTCGGCCTCGCCCCCGAGGGCACCGAGGGCGACGACGTGCCCCAGTGGAAGGGCGTCGACGTCGGCTCGCCCTTCGACTACCGCAAGCAGGGCATCCTCTACGTCGCCAAGCACCTGGCCCGCCCCGCCAGGGACGGCGACCGCGGCGACATGCTCGACGAGCTGACCGAGCTGATCCAGGCGGCGGGCGGCCGCACCCTGGGCCTGTTCTCCTCGATGCGCGCGGCCCAGCTGGCCGCCGAGGAGCTGCGCTCGCGAATCCCGGAGTACCCGATCCTCCTCCAGGGCGAGGAGACCCTCGGTGAGCTGATCAAGAACTTCGCGGCCGACCCCAGGACCTGCCTCTTCGGCACCCTGTCCCTGTGGCAGGGCGTCGACGTGCCTGGGCCCAGCTGCCAGCTGGTCGTCATGGACAAGATCCCGTTCCCGCGTCCCGACGACCCTCTGATGAGCGCCCGGCAGAAGGCGGTGGAGGAGGCAGGGGGCAACGGCTTCATGGCGGTCGCCGCCACCCACGCCGCGTTGCTCATGGCGCAGGGCGCGGGCAGGCTGGTCCGCGCGTCGGGTGACCGCGGGGTGGTCGCCGTACTCGACCAGCGGCTGGCGACGGCCCGGTACGGCAGCTATCTGAAGGCGTCGCTGCCCGACTTCTGGTTCACCACGGATCGCAACCAGGTCCGCAAGTCACTCGCCGCGATCGACGCGAAGGCGCGGCAGACCGAGGCCGCAGGGCAGCCGGAGAGCGGCTGA
- a CDS encoding GNAT family N-acetyltransferase — protein sequence MNSTDASADDTLDLHLPEEFVALFRSPAHDAAEAGTARAREDLLDGIADWGPSDTPAGVFHLVPADLERDVPLIARWMNDPAVAAYWELTGPQSVTADHLRAQLAGDGRSVPCVGTLDGVPMSYWEIYRADLDPLARYCPVRPHDTGVHLLIGDGAHRGRGLGTELIRAVVDLVLAGRPACTRVLAEPDVRNRQSVAAFLGAGFRPAGEVDLPTKRAVLMIRAREAREQSP from the coding sequence GTGAATTCCACCGACGCGAGCGCCGACGACACCCTGGACCTGCACCTGCCCGAGGAGTTCGTCGCCCTCTTCCGGAGCCCGGCGCACGACGCCGCGGAAGCGGGGACGGCACGCGCGCGTGAGGACCTCCTCGACGGAATCGCCGACTGGGGGCCGAGCGACACCCCCGCCGGGGTCTTCCACCTGGTCCCCGCCGACCTCGAACGGGACGTGCCGCTCATCGCCCGCTGGATGAACGACCCCGCCGTCGCGGCGTACTGGGAGCTGACCGGCCCGCAGAGCGTGACCGCGGACCACCTACGGGCCCAGCTGGCCGGCGACGGGCGCAGCGTCCCGTGCGTCGGGACGCTGGACGGGGTGCCGATGAGCTACTGGGAGATCTACCGCGCCGATCTCGATCCGCTGGCCCGGTACTGCCCGGTCCGGCCCCACGACACCGGCGTTCACCTGCTGATCGGCGACGGCGCCCACCGCGGGCGGGGCCTCGGAACCGAGCTGATCAGGGCCGTCGTCGACCTCGTCCTCGCGGGGCGCCCCGCCTGCACGCGCGTGCTCGCCGAACCCGACGTCCGCAACAGGCAGTCCGTCGCGGCGTTCCTCGGCGCCGGGTTCCGGCCGGCGGGGGAGGTGGACCTGCCCACCAAGCGCGCCGTCCTCATGATCCGGGCACGTGAGGCGCGGGAACAGTCGCCGTGA